A DNA window from Coffea arabica cultivar ET-39 chromosome 6c, Coffea Arabica ET-39 HiFi, whole genome shotgun sequence contains the following coding sequences:
- the LOC113697551 gene encoding WAT1-related protein At4g30420, which yields MGYEDQKPLIFMVVLQFVYAGITLSTRASLLQGMSPRVFVVYRQALAALLVAPVAFFRSRKGGNTCSLGWKNFCLIFLVSLVGVTANQNIYFEGLYLASSSIASAMGNLLPAITFVLAYIVGQEKINIRSLRSKAKFIGTIICVTGAISMVLLKGPKLLNKEFHSDPIHSILRLSKGGETWLLGCLLLFASNCCWSIWLILQAPVSKSYPDHLSLTAWMCFIAAWQSAIVAFFIEKDLDAWKLQTPLELGCLFFTAGASAISFFAQAWCICKRGPLFSAMFNPLSTVIVTFIAFTFFREELYIGSLLGAIAVIFGLYIVLWGKAKDHMINSDVEKKPEEEKINYTIVVDESTDKLSCRIDLEEPLLHKQTIDLKDDQKH from the exons ATGGGTTATGAAGATCAAAAGCCTCTCATTTTCATGGTTGTTTTGCAGTTTGTGTATGCAGGAATTACTCTATCCACAAGGGCTTCGCTCTTACAGGGAATGAGTCCCAGAGTTTTTGTGGTTTATCGGCAAGCCCTAGCCGCTTTGCTTGTAGCTCCTGTGGCATTTTTCAGGTCAAG GAAAGGAGGAAACACATGTTCTTTAGGATGGAAGAACTTCTGCTTAATATTTCTAGTTTCTCTTGTCGG TGTGACGGCGAACCAGAATATTTATTTTGAGGGTCTATACTTGGCGTCATCATCAATAGCAAGTGCAATGGGGAATCTACTACCTGCAattacttttgttttggcatACATTGTGGG acaagaaaaaataaacatcCGAAGCTTGAGAAGTAAAGCAAAATTCATCGGCACGATCATATGTGTTACCGGAGCCATAAGCATGGTGTTACTCAAAGGGCCGAAGCTACTTAACAAAGAGTTTCACTCTGatccaattcattcaatattGAGATTGAGCAAGGGAGGTGAGACTTGGTTGCTTGGTTGTTTACTACTGTTCGCAAGCAATTGTTGCTGGTCAATTTGGCTGATTTTGCAG GCACCGGTGTCCAAGAGCTATCCTGATCATTTATCTCTAACAGCATGGATGTGCTTTATTGCTGCCTGGCAATCGGCAATTGTGGCATTCTTTATCGAGAAAGACCTAGATGCTTGGAAATTACAAACACCTCTGGAACTTGGATGTCTATTCTTTACA GCAGGAGCATCAGCAATTTCGTTCTTTGCTCAGGCTTGGTGCATATGTAAAAGAGGACCACTTTTTTCTGCCATGTTTAATCCTTTATCCACTGTCATCGTGACCTTTATCGCCTTCACATTCTTTCGAGAAGAGCTCTACATTGGAAG CTTGCTCGGTGCAATTGCTGTAATATTTGGACTGTATATTGTGCTATGGGGCAAAGCTAAAGATCACATGATTAACAGCGATGTAGAAAAGAAGCCAGAGGaggaaaaaattaattatacaATCGTTGTCGATGAATCCACAGACAAATTGAGTTGTAGAATCGATTTGGAAGAACCCCTTTTGCATAAACAGACAATAGATCTCAAAGATGATCAGAAACATTAG